In Chitinophagales bacterium, the sequence CAGCAATGTGGCATTCTCTTTAAAAGCGTTGATTACCCAAAGCAACATATCATTGAAATCGTAGCGGCCTTTTTCTGCTTTTAGCTTTTCATAATTTTCCAGCTCGGCAGCTCCGGCCAGCAGCTTTTCCATTTTTTCTTGCTCTTTGTCAATCTTGTCTTGCTTCAGGTCTCCTTTTTCGGCTGTTTTGGTTTTTCTTTTGTAAATATATTCTTCCCGGTTGGGTAAATCCTCAAGGTATGTTTCTGCTTTTTGCTTTAAAAAATCATACGTCCAATCTTCTTTTTTCATGGTTTGAAAAAGTGCCTGCAAGCGCTTTCTTTCATAATAAACATCTCCTGTCCAGCGCTTTAGGGGATGGTCATTGTCGAAATTTTTGATCAATTCCATCAGCAGTTCTACTTCCTCCAGTTCGGATAGTGCCTCCAATTCCCTGTAGCCAAAAACATCGGGGTGATCCTGTATCACCTGATTGCAAAAAGCATGGAAAGTGCCAATATTCACCCTATAAGCATCGGGGCCTATGAATTTATTCAAACGCTTGCGCATAGCCACAGCCCCTGCATCGGTATAGGTGAGGCACAAGATATTTTCGGGATAAACATCTGTTTCCATCAGGATATTACCAATGCGAGCAGCCAGGATTTGGGTTTTACCCGTACCGGGGCCAGCTATCACCATTACCGGCCCTTCAATGCTTTCTACAGCGTTTTTTTGTGCCGGATTCAGCATTTTTAACTCTTCCAGAAATGTTTGGTTGGCTTTGAAATTCATAGAGTGATTTTGAGAATTCTAAAGATAAGAAAGGAAATGATGAGTGTGTAAAATGTGCTGAAGAATGGAAAGGCGAAGTTGCGAAGACCTATGCTAGACCACTTCCTTTTTCATAAACTCCTCAATGCTATTGAGCTGTTCTTTTGCTTCGCGCATGCTTTTGATATTTTCGATATTCAGCATAAGGAATTTTTTGCTCTGCTTTAAATTCAGGTTTTTGGGATGCTCGCGCACATAGCGCAAAACGGAAGAAAAGATCTCCGTTTGGTAATAGTAGCTGTCCTGGTTTTGCAGAAAATAGCATTTCAATTTTCTTCCCTTAAAAACAATACGTTCAAACCCGAGCCTTTTAGCTGTCCAGCGCAGACGCAGGCCGTTCATCAATTCAGCAACTTCTTTTGGCAAGGGGCCAAAGCGATCAATCAGCTGATCTCTGAATTTTAAAAGTGCTTCTTCATTTTCGATATTGTCCAGGTCGGTGTAGATTTTCAGTCGCTCATCTACTTTATTGATATAATCACTCGGAATCAGCATTTCCAGATCTGTATCAATCTGGCAATCGCGCACAAACTGATGTTCATTTTCAAGCTCTTCTTTAAACAATTCCTTGAATTCATTTTGCTTGAGTTCAACTACAGCTTCATCCAGAATTTTATGGTACATATCGTAACCAATCTCAGAGATAAAACCACTTTGCTCACCGCCCAGCAAATTTCCTGCACCGCGAATATCCAAATCGCGCATGGCAATATTAAACCCACTGCCCAGGTCCGAAAACTCTTCTATAGTGCGCAAACGCCTTCTCGATTCAGAACTTAGGCTGCTCAATGGCGGACAGAACAAATGACAAAATGCTTTTTTGTTGGAGCGACCAACACGGCCTCGCAATTGATGTAAATCGCTCAAGCCAAACCAGTGTGCATTATTGATGATTATGGTATTCACATTGGGGATATCTACACCGGACTCTATTATATTGGTGCAAACCAGCACATCGAATTCCCGCTGTTCAAAACGCAACATGGTACTTTCCAGAGATTTGCCGTCCATTTGTCCGTGTGCAATACCAAAATCTATATTTGGGCACAAGCGTTTGAGCATGGCTGTAATATCTTTTATATCCTTCACCCTATTGTGAATGAAAAAAGCCTGTCCTCCTCTGTAAATCTCATACTCAATGGCCTCTTTTACAATGTGATCGTTGTACACATGCAATTCAGTTTGAATGGGCTGCCGATTGAGCGGAGGAGTCCGAATTACTGAAAGATCCCGGGCATTCATGATAGAAAACTGCATGGTGCGGGGAATTGGCGTAGCAGTGAGTGTCAATGTATCTACATTGGCCTTTACTGTTTTCAACTTTTCCTTTACAGCTACTCCAAATTTTTGCTCTTCATCAATTATCAGTAAACCCAGGTCTTTAAAATCAACCTGCTTGCCCACAATGGCATGTGTTCCAATAAGAATATCCACCTTTCCACCTTTCAATTCATTTAGGGTTTCTTTTTTTTGTCCGGCTGATTTAAAGCGATTGAGCAAAGCAACTTTGGCAGGAAAATTTTCCAGCCGGTCTCTAAATGTTTTATAATGCTGCAAAGTCAAAATAGTGGTTGGAGCCAATACTGCCACTTGCTTCCCGTCAGCTACTGCCTTTGCCGCTGCGCGAATGGCTATTTCTGTTTTTCCAAAGCCCACATCACCGCAAACCAAGCGATCCATGGGATATTCCTTTTCCATATCGGCTTTTACATCTGCTGTGGCTTTTTCCTGGTCGGGAGTGTCTTCATAAATAAAAGATGCTTCTAATTCCGATTGCAGATAGGTGTCGGGGTTAAAAGCAAAGCCCTTACTTGCCTTTCTTTTAGCATATAGTTTGATTAAGTCTTCTGCAATGTCCTTAATCTTTCTTTTTGTTTTTCTTTTGACTTGTTCCCAGGCATCGCTACCGAGCTTATTTATTTTTGGTTTAGTGCCTTCCTTACCGACATACTTACTGATTTTATGCAGGGAATTGATATTGACATACAGCAAGTCATTATCGCGATAAACGAGCCTGACAGCCTCCTGCATTTGCCCGTTTACTTCTATTTTTTCCAATCCTGAATAGGTGCCCACTCCGTGATCAATATGAGTGACAAAATCTCCGGGCTGTAGCGATTTCAATTGTCGAAGCAACAAGGCCTGATCTTTGGAAAAGCCTTCTTTCACTTTGTATTTGTGATAGCGATCAAATATCTGATGATCTGTATAACATGCTACTTTGAGATCGAAATCTATAAATCCATTGTGAATGGCAACCGGAATAGGATAAAACTCAACCTCAGCTTTCAGGTCTTCAAAAATGCTGTAGAAACGCTCAATCTGTTTTGGGTTTTCTGCAAATATGAAATTGCGAATATCGGCCTTGTTGTTCTTATTCAAATCTTCAATCAGCAGGTCAAAATTTTTATTGAATGCCGGTTGAGGCTGCGTATTCCAAACAAAAGTTTTTTGCGCATTTAAATGGCTTTGATTCCCGAATTCTACGAGGGGGAATTTTTTCAAATTACTGAGAAAATCCACGGCTCTTTCAAAGGTTTCAGCAGGTTCTTTTTCAAAGAAATTGCTCAGGTCTTCCTCTTCTTCAGTTTCATAATCCTCTTCAGAAATTTCCCTGAATTTTTCCACTGCATTTTCAAAGCAATTGTCTAAAACCTCTTTAGTGAAATTGGCATCTTTTATCCAAAGCACAGTATCTTTCGGTAATGCGTCAAAAAGGCTGCTTTTTTCCTCGTTTTCAAAGCGGGTCTGAATATTGGGGACAATACTAACCGAACTGATCTTCCTGGTAGAAAGCTGATTGTTTGGTTCAAACAGGCGGATAGATTCAATTTCCTCTCCAAACAGCTCTATGCGATAAGGATACTCATTACCAAAGGAAAAAATATCTACGATATCGCCCCGCACTGAAAACTGTCCTGGTTCAAAAACAAAATCTACGCGTTCAAAACCATATTCAATAAACACATCTATTAGAAAATCTACATCGAGTTGCTCACCCAGCTTAATTTTCACAATATTTTTTTGCAGGGTTTCCTTGCGCACTACTTTTTCAAAAAGTGCTTCGGAGTATGTCACCATCACTTCCCCTTTGTTTTCAGAATGGCTGATCTTGTTTACCATCTCTGTTCTCAGCAGAATATTATTGCTGTTGATGGCGTGGAATTTTCCGGGTTTTTTGAAAGAGTCGGGGAAAAAGAATACGTCCTTTCGCTGCAATAGACTTTGCAAAGCATTCTGAAAATAAGCTGCTTCTTCTTTATCGGGCAATATAAAAAGATGCTGACGGGGAGTCATTTGATAAACTGCCGAGGCAATTACAGCATCTGCCGAGCCGGTCAGGCCTTTGATATGGACATTGGAATTCCCCTCACTGGTCGTTTCTACCAGTGTTTTCAGTCGTTGATCCGACTTGTATTGTTCCAGGAGTTCCTGTAGGTTCATTCAGTGGCGCAAATCTAAACAAAAGGGCTAAAAAGCCGGCTTCTGTTTTGATAAAAGAAACTGCGTTCGGAAATTATTTAACATTCAGGTTTAAGGATATGTTTTTCAGCTATCTATATTATTGACAGCTTTGATTTATTTAAACCATGATTCTGGGTGAATTTGAAGTCCCTTCAAGCCTGATTATAATACTGCGTATCCTGCTCAACTTCTGTACAATATCGCTCCAGGCCTTTTTCCAAGCAATCCAAAGCTTTTGATAAATCCGTTTTGTTGAGCACATAGGCTATACGTACTTCATTCATACCCATTCCGGGTGTGCTGTAAAAACCGGAGCCGGGTGCCATCATCACCGTAGCTCCTTCGTAACTATAGGATTCCAACATCCATTTACAAAAATCCTCTGTATTGGACACGGGCAATTTTACCATCGCATAAAAAGCTCCTTTTGGTATGGGGCAAATCACCCCGTCAATTTTATTTAATCTTTCTGCCAGCAAATCCCTGCGGGCAATATATTCTTTGTTTACAGACTCAAAATAGGACTGTGGCACATCCGTAGCTGCTTCAGCTGCAATTTGAGCAAATGTTGGAGGGCTCAATCGTGCCTGCGCAAACTTCAAAGCTGTTTGCATCACATTTTTGTTTCGACTTATTAAAGCGCCAATTCTCGCACCACAGGCACTGTAGCGTTTTGAAATAGAATCTACCACCACTACATTTTGCTCCACATCATCCAATTCTAAAACGGAAAAATGCGATTCATCACCATAAATGAATTCCCGATAAACCTCATCTGCAAAAAGGAATAAATCATGTTTTAAGACCAATTCGCGCAATGCCATCAATTCATCCTTAGAATACAAATAGCCGGTCGGGTTATTCGGATTACAAATGATGATGCCCTTGGTTTTTTCTCCAATAATACTTTCAAAAGCAGAAATGGGCGGCAGTGCAAACCCATTGGAAATACTCGATACAATCGGATTGATCTTCACCCCTGCGGCAGTTGCAAAAGCATTGTAATTGGCATAAAAAGGCTCGGGAATAATAATTTCATCCCCTTCATCAAAGCAGGACATCAGTGCAAACAAAATAGCCTCAGAGCCACCTGTAGTCACTATCAAATCTTCTAAATTTAAATCAACTCCTATGATATTATAATAGGCCAGTAGTTTTTTTCTATAACTTTCAAATCCCGCAGAATGGCTGTATTCCAGGGTTTTAAAATCAATATTTCGCACAGCGTCCATCATTTGCTTGGGCGTCTCTATATCCGGCTGACCAATATTGAGGTGGTAAATATGTACCCCTCTTTTTTTTGCAGCTTCTGCATAAGGCACCAATTTCCTGATGGGCGATGCCGGCATGTTTTTTCCTTTATTTGATATACTTGGCATAATTGTAAACTTAAAGTGAAATAGGTATTGTGAGAAAATTAAAACAGTCAATTATAAAATTGAAACATGTTCTAATCAAACTTAATTTTTAGCTTTTCACTTAAAAAAAAACTCCACAGCTCAGTACCGCCATGGAGTTTAATAGAAATTCAAATTCGTTAATGCTTAGTCTTCCTGCTTAACGATTGATTGTTTTTTCTCAGGAACACCATCTGATTGACTCGCAGGTGTAACATTTCCTTTTATGAAAATACGAGTAGTACTTGGCTCAGCATTGGAAGTAATAGTTATGGGTTTATTAAAACCACCATTTTTTCCTACTGTATTGTACTTTGCTTTAATAGTCCCTTCTTCTCCCGGAGCTACAGGCTCTTTGCTCCAATATGGGGTTGTACAACCACAAGAAGCTTTCACATTGGTAATGATCAAAGGTTTAGTACCATTGTTGGTAAAAGTAAATTCTACAGAGGCATCATCTCCTGCTGCCAACTCACCAAAATCATAAGTACTGAATTCAAAATCCATTGTAGGCCCTTCAGATTGTGCAAAAAGAAGGCCGGTAAAAAGGCTTAAACTAATAAGTAATAATAAATTTTTCATGTCGTGTTATTTTTATAGTTCAAAGATAAGAAACTAATTCAAGTTAAAAGAGTTTCGTAAAGGCTTTAAAAGTGCAGTAAATTTATACCCAAATTTAACACCAAACTGTTAAGCCTTGTTAATCAAAGTTTAGCGTAAGAAAATAGAAATCAAAAACTCCCCCCGTCCTAAATTATTATCTTTGTAGGGCAAATTTAAAGCAGATTGTATGAGCACTTCTATGGGAAAAGAACAATCAAAAGAAGATCAATTGTCTTATAAAGCATTTAAAGCCCAAGTATTGGAAGATTATAAATTGTCCTGCGAAAGTAGAGAAGCCAGCTTGATGGGCAGAAAAGAAGTGCTTACCGGAAAGGCCAAATTCGGTATTTTTGGCGATGGAAAAGAAGTGGCGCAAATTGCATTGGCAAAAAACTTCAAACCCGGAGATTTCCGCTCGGGCTACTACCGCGACCAAACCATTATGTTTGCGGCCGGAATTACCAATACCCAAGAATTTTTCGCCCAGCTTTATGCCAATACCAATTTAGAGGAAGAGCCCGCTTCTGCCGGACGACAAATGAATGCGCACTTTGCTACGCGCAGTTTGGATGAAAATGGGAATTGGAAGGATTTGGTAAATATGAAAAACAGTTCTGCCGATTGTTCCCCCACTGCCAGCCAAATGGCCCGAGCCGTTGGTTTGGCTATGGCCTCCAAAAAATACAGAGAAAACCCGAAAATTAAGGAAGCGGAAAAATTCTCGAGAAATGGCGATGAAGTCTGCTTTTGCACCATTGGCGATGCCAGCACTTCCGAAGGATTGTTTTGGGAAGCCATCAATGCAGCGGGCGTAACCAAAATCCCCATGGTAGTTTCCATTTGGGACGATGGTTATGGCATATCCGTTTCAAACGAATACCAAACCACCAAAGGCGATATTGGCGAAGTGCTCAAAGGTTTCGCCAGCGACAAAAAAAACGAAGGCATTGACATATACACGGTCAATGGCTGGGACTATGCTTCGCTTTGTGAGGCCTATGAGAAAGGCGTGGAAAAAGTCAGGGAAAGTCACCGACCAGCTATATTCCACATTAAAGAAATGACCCAGCCACAGGGGCATTCTACCAGTGGATCGCACGAACGCTACAAAAGCAAGGAGCGCCTGGAGTGGGAAGCAGAACATGATTGCATCCAAAAAATGCGCGAATGGATTGTTGATTCAGCCCTGGCAAAAGCAGATGCTTTGGATGAAATCGAAAAAAAGGCAAAAGCCGATGCTCTGGACGCAAAAAAGGCAGCATGGAAATCTTTTCAGAATGCCATTAAAAAAGATGTGAATGAAGCAGGACAATTACTGAAAGAAGCCGCAGAAAGTACCGGAAACAAACAAATAGCCCAGGTTGCCCTTACACTTAAAAACCAAATGGATCCCATTCGAAAAGATGCTTTGCTTTCGATAAAACATGCCATTTGGGCATTGCGACATGAAGATCATCCGGTTAAGGAAAAATTACTGCTCAAAAAAGAGCAATGGGAACAGGGAAACAGCGAACGCTACAATTCACACCTGTACAGCCAAAGCGATGAAAATGCACTGGATGTGCCCGTTGTGCCGGCAGAATATGCCGATGACACACCGGAAATAAATGGCTATGAAATATTGAACAAAGCTTTTGATGCCATGCTGGAAAATGATTCCCGAGTTTTTGCCTTTGGTGAGGATTTGGGAAAAATTGGCGGAGTTAACCAGGCTTTTGCCGGATTGCAGGAAAAATATGGCGAAGAGCGGGTTTCTGATACCGGCATTCGCGAGGCGACCATTATCGGGCAGGGCATAGGAATGGCCATGCGTGGTCTGCGCCCTATTGCGGAGATTCAATATTTGGATTATGTAATTTACGGTCTGCAACCACTTACCGATGATTTGGCCTGTTTGCAATACCGCAGCAAAGGCGGGCAAAAAGCACCTTTGATTGTTCGGACGCGCGGTCATCGGTTTGAGGGGATTTGGCATACCGGATCGCCCATTGGAATGATATTGAATGCTATTCGTGGAATGCGCTTTTGTGTGCCGCGAAATATGACACAGGCTGCTGGCATGTACAATACCCTTTTGCAATCTGATGAACCGGGATTGCTCATTGAATGCCTGAATGGTTATCGCCTGAAAGAAAAACTGCCTTCCAACCTGGGGGAAATGACCGTTCCACTGGGTGTGCCGGAAGTTTTGCACGAGGGCAATGACATTAGCTTGGTGACTTATGGCTCATGTGTAAGAGTAGCAGAAGAGGCAATACTACTTTTAGATCAGGCCGGAATAAGTGTGGAATTGATTGATGTGCAGACTTTACTGCCTTTTGATCGACACGAATTGATTTTGGAATCCATCAAAAAAACCAACCGGGTGGTTTTCCTGGATGAAGATGTACCGGGCGGAGCTTCTGCTTATATGATGCAGCAGGTTTTGGACAAACAAAAAGCCTATTTATACCTCGACAGTGCCCCAAAGGCCATCAGTGCCAAAGATCACCGCTCGGCTTATGCCTCAGATGGAAATTACTTTTGCAAACCCAATGCAGAGGATATTTTTGAAACAGCTTACAGTTTAATGCATGAATTTGATCCCGGGGCTTATCCTAAACTGTATTGAGCTTAGTCTATATTTTTTCAAATTCCAGTCTTAAAAAAGTATATTATTTAGGCGCCTTTCTTAGTAGTATCATAGCCAAAATCCCAAAAATGATATTGGGAATCCACACGCCCCAGAACGGATCGAGATTGCCATTGGTAGAAAAAGTAGTGGAAAAGCGCGAGAAAAGAATATAACCAGAGCTCAGCGCAAAACCCAATACAATATGCAGCCCAAGTCCTCCGCGCATTTTCCTGGATGCCAGGGAAAAGCCGATCAATGTGAGGATAATAGCCGTAAAAGCATCGGCAGTTCTGCGATAAAATTCTATTTGATAGAATTCGGTATTGTCGGAACCTTTCTGTTTCAGCTCTGCAATATGCTCATTGAGTTCAATTGAATTCATTTCCTCCATCAAGCTGGTACGCGCATCAAAATCTTTGGGATAAAAACCAATCAAAGTGTCTAAATCCCTGCCCTGGCGAATTTCTTCATCCATTTGATCTATTTTACGGGCAAAATAATTCCGCATTTCCCATTGCTGCTTTTCAGTTGACCACTGAATTTTATCTGCTCTCAGCTTATATATTAATTTCCCGTTTTTAATTTTTTCATAAGTAAACTTATAACCTACAGAGTCTTTTGGTGTGTAATTTTCTA encodes:
- a CDS encoding pyridoxal phosphate-dependent aminotransferase, translated to MPSISNKGKNMPASPIRKLVPYAEAAKKRGVHIYHLNIGQPDIETPKQMMDAVRNIDFKTLEYSHSAGFESYRKKLLAYYNIIGVDLNLEDLIVTTGGSEAILFALMSCFDEGDEIIIPEPFYANYNAFATAAGVKINPIVSSISNGFALPPISAFESIIGEKTKGIIICNPNNPTGYLYSKDELMALRELVLKHDLFLFADEVYREFIYGDESHFSVLELDDVEQNVVVVDSISKRYSACGARIGALISRNKNVMQTALKFAQARLSPPTFAQIAAEAATDVPQSYFESVNKEYIARRDLLAERLNKIDGVICPIPKGAFYAMVKLPVSNTEDFCKWMLESYSYEGATVMMAPGSGFYSTPGMGMNEVRIAYVLNKTDLSKALDCLEKGLERYCTEVEQDTQYYNQA
- a CDS encoding DUF1573 domain-containing protein yields the protein MKNLLLLISLSLFTGLLFAQSEGPTMDFEFSTYDFGELAAGDDASVEFTFTNNGTKPLIITNVKASCGCTTPYWSKEPVAPGEEGTIKAKYNTVGKNGGFNKPITITSNAEPSTTRIFIKGNVTPASQSDGVPEKKQSIVKQED
- a CDS encoding LptF/LptG family permease → MKKLDLFIIKKFLGTFFFSILLFTLVAIIIDLTEKIDNFFDKYIPLDEIVFDYYLNFIPYIDALLAPLFIFISVIFFTSKMASNSEIVAILGSGVSFYRLLAPYIFSATLLATLLFFTNHFIVPEANKGRLSFEYTHISSHKLKHVGHNIHMQIQKDTYIYIENYTPKDSVGYKFTYEKIKNGKLIYKLRADKIQWSTEKQQWEMRNYFARKIDQMDEEIRQGRDLDTLIGFYPKDFDARTSLMEEMNSIELNEHIAELKQKGSDNTEFYQIEFYRRTADAFTAIILTLIGFSLASRKMRGGLGLHIVLGFALSSGYILFSRFSTTFSTNGNLDPFWGVWIPNIIFGILAMILLRKAPK
- the mfd gene encoding transcription-repair coupling factor, translated to MNLQELLEQYKSDQRLKTLVETTSEGNSNVHIKGLTGSADAVIASAVYQMTPRQHLFILPDKEEAAYFQNALQSLLQRKDVFFFPDSFKKPGKFHAINSNNILLRTEMVNKISHSENKGEVMVTYSEALFEKVVRKETLQKNIVKIKLGEQLDVDFLIDVFIEYGFERVDFVFEPGQFSVRGDIVDIFSFGNEYPYRIELFGEEIESIRLFEPNNQLSTRKISSVSIVPNIQTRFENEEKSSLFDALPKDTVLWIKDANFTKEVLDNCFENAVEKFREISEEDYETEEEEDLSNFFEKEPAETFERAVDFLSNLKKFPLVEFGNQSHLNAQKTFVWNTQPQPAFNKNFDLLIEDLNKNNKADIRNFIFAENPKQIERFYSIFEDLKAEVEFYPIPVAIHNGFIDFDLKVACYTDHQIFDRYHKYKVKEGFSKDQALLLRQLKSLQPGDFVTHIDHGVGTYSGLEKIEVNGQMQEAVRLVYRDNDLLYVNINSLHKISKYVGKEGTKPKINKLGSDAWEQVKRKTKRKIKDIAEDLIKLYAKRKASKGFAFNPDTYLQSELEASFIYEDTPDQEKATADVKADMEKEYPMDRLVCGDVGFGKTEIAIRAAAKAVADGKQVAVLAPTTILTLQHYKTFRDRLENFPAKVALLNRFKSAGQKKETLNELKGGKVDILIGTHAIVGKQVDFKDLGLLIIDEEQKFGVAVKEKLKTVKANVDTLTLTATPIPRTMQFSIMNARDLSVIRTPPLNRQPIQTELHVYNDHIVKEAIEYEIYRGGQAFFIHNRVKDIKDITAMLKRLCPNIDFGIAHGQMDGKSLESTMLRFEQREFDVLVCTNIIESGVDIPNVNTIIINNAHWFGLSDLHQLRGRVGRSNKKAFCHLFCPPLSSLSSESRRRLRTIEEFSDLGSGFNIAMRDLDIRGAGNLLGGEQSGFISEIGYDMYHKILDEAVVELKQNEFKELFKEELENEHQFVRDCQIDTDLEMLIPSDYINKVDERLKIYTDLDNIENEEALLKFRDQLIDRFGPLPKEVAELMNGLRLRWTAKRLGFERIVFKGRKLKCYFLQNQDSYYYQTEIFSSVLRYVREHPKNLNLKQSKKFLMLNIENIKSMREAKEQLNSIEEFMKKEVV
- a CDS encoding thiamine pyrophosphate-dependent enzyme, whose protein sequence is MSTSMGKEQSKEDQLSYKAFKAQVLEDYKLSCESREASLMGRKEVLTGKAKFGIFGDGKEVAQIALAKNFKPGDFRSGYYRDQTIMFAAGITNTQEFFAQLYANTNLEEEPASAGRQMNAHFATRSLDENGNWKDLVNMKNSSADCSPTASQMARAVGLAMASKKYRENPKIKEAEKFSRNGDEVCFCTIGDASTSEGLFWEAINAAGVTKIPMVVSIWDDGYGISVSNEYQTTKGDIGEVLKGFASDKKNEGIDIYTVNGWDYASLCEAYEKGVEKVRESHRPAIFHIKEMTQPQGHSTSGSHERYKSKERLEWEAEHDCIQKMREWIVDSALAKADALDEIEKKAKADALDAKKAAWKSFQNAIKKDVNEAGQLLKEAAESTGNKQIAQVALTLKNQMDPIRKDALLSIKHAIWALRHEDHPVKEKLLLKKEQWEQGNSERYNSHLYSQSDENALDVPVVPAEYADDTPEINGYEILNKAFDAMLENDSRVFAFGEDLGKIGGVNQAFAGLQEKYGEERVSDTGIREATIIGQGIGMAMRGLRPIAEIQYLDYVIYGLQPLTDDLACLQYRSKGGQKAPLIVRTRGHRFEGIWHTGSPIGMILNAIRGMRFCVPRNMTQAAGMYNTLLQSDEPGLLIECLNGYRLKEKLPSNLGEMTVPLGVPEVLHEGNDISLVTYGSCVRVAEEAILLLDQAGISVELIDVQTLLPFDRHELILESIKKTNRVVFLDEDVPGGASAYMMQQVLDKQKAYLYLDSAPKAISAKDHRSAYASDGNYFCKPNAEDIFETAYSLMHEFDPGAYPKLY